Sequence from the Catenuloplanes indicus genome:
TCGCGTTCACCACCAGGCCCGGGTCGGCGACGGTGCCGACCGGGCCGGCCGGTGCGGTGCCGGCCTTCGCGGTGACCGTGGTCAGCTGGATCGGCAGCTGCGGCAGGAACATGATCTCGCCGCTGGGCACGCTGATGCCGTACGTGCGCCGGAACTCGGCGAGGTCGGCCTGGGCGTCGGCGAGTGTCTGACCGCCGGCCTCCTTCGCGTCGGCGACGGCCCGTTCGAGCAGCCGCAGTTGCGAGCGCTGCTCGGTGCTGGGGGCCGTGGCCGCGTACCCGCGCGCGGTGTAGAACGCGTCGACGGCGCTGAGTGCGCTCTCGTCGAGCGGGCCGGTGGCTGCGACCCAGCGGGCCGGGAGCAGACGGCCCAGCGCGGCGCGCAGCTGCCGTACGTCGTCTCCCTCGGCGCCCCGCACCAGCGTGCGGTACATCGGCACCGTCCCTTTCAGGACGAAGACCGGCCGGCCGTTGACCTCCAGGAGAACGTCTCCCTCGCGCAGCGTACGGCCGGCCGTGGCGGTCTTGGTGACCAGCTGCGGGCCGGCTTCACCGTCGCCCGCGGCCACGGTGCCGGTCAGGGTGATCGGCTGTTCCTTGCCGTAGGTGATCGAGCCCTGCGTGGTGACCGTGGAGGTGAGGATGCGCTTCTCGACCGGCACGGTGATCAGTGAGGCGGGCGGTGGCTCGCGGTCGGCCGCGGCGTCGGCCGGCGACTTCACCTGCGTGGCGACCAGCCACCCGGCCGCGCCGGCGGCCAGGGCTACGGCGGTGGTCAGAGCCACCATCCGCACCGGCCGCCGGCTGGGGAGACGGAGGCGCACGGTCAGCCCACCCCGCCGCCGCGGGTGACGATCGAGGCGTACTCGGTGCGGGCGATGGTCGCGTAGTCGCCGCGGCAGTCCAGGTCGGCCAGCGATGCCGTGATCTCCTCGGCCAGACGGGTCTTCGCCTCGGCGGCGCTGACCGGCTCACCGTTCATCATCGGCGCGTTGATCAAGTCGTAGACGCCGTTGTCGATCAGTCCAGGTTCGGTCGATGCGACCTTGTAGCCCTTGCCGCGCAGGCAGTCGCCGTACTCGTGCGCGGCTTTCACCACGTCCGGGTCGGTGCGGTACTGCTCGTAGGCGCGGGCCTCCTCGGCCTGGACGTCGGGGTCCGCGGAGCCGAGATACTTCTCGTAGGCGAGGTCGGAGCAGCCCGGCTCGGTACGGCCGGCCTTGGGGTCGGAGCTGAAGGCCGCATCCCACGCCTGCTGCCGCGCCGGGTCCAGCCCTTCCCGGATCTTGTTGTTCGGGTTGGCGTCCGGGTTGACGTCGGGCAGCTTGACCATCGGGTCGTCCGGGTAGAGCTGCGCGCTGTAGATGCCGAAGCCGTACTTCTGCCGGTACTGCCGCAGTTCCTCGTCCGTCTTGAGCAGGCTCGCCGCGCCGGTGAAGTCGGCCGATCGGGAGCGTGTCTCGATCGGCGGCACGACCTCGTACTGGAAGCCCTTCTCCTTCATGCAGTCGGCGATCATCTTCTCGGCTTCCTGCCGTTTGGCCGCCTCGTCGGACAGTCCGCCGGCCGCCGCCGGCTCGGTGGCCGCGGGAGTGCCGGTGCCGGTGTCGGTGCCGGTGCCGCCGCAACCGGTCAGCAGGGTCAGACCGGTGACGGTCACGGCGATGGAGATCAAGGTACGTCGCATGAGGAGAACTATCGGCCGGCGCGTGGTCCGGCACCGTAAGCGTGCTGCTTACGCTTTCTTTACCGTCCCCGTCCGCGGCAGGAAGACCTCGACACGCAGCCCGTCGCTGCCCGAGGACGTCCCGGTGATGCTGCCGTCGTGCGCCTGCACGATCGACCGGACGATGGTCAGCCCCAGCCCGACGCCGCCACTGTGGTCGATACGAGACCCATGGAGCCGCCGGAACGGCTCGAACAGCCCGGCAACCGCTTCGGCCGGTACGTCGTCGCCGGTGTTCTCGACCGCCAGGGCCGGTTCGCCGCCCACCACGACGGTGATCGTCCCACCCGGCCGGTTGTACTTGATCGCGTTCTGCACCAGGTTCGACACCAGACGTTCCAGTAGCACCCGTTCGCCGAGCACCACCCTGGGCGTGAGCCGTGGGGTGATGGTGACCTGCGCCTGGGCGGCGCTGTGCCGGTGCTCGTCGAGGACCGAGGCCACGATCGTGTCCAGCCGGAGTTCGCTTCGGGACGCCAGGCCCCGGTCGGTTTCGCTGAGCACCAGAAGTGCCTCGATCAGCCGTACGTTCCGCTCGTTCGTCTCGAGCAACTGCTCGGAGATGACCCGCAGTTTCTCCGGGCTCGGATTGCGGGCCAGGCCGACCTCGATCAGTGTTCGCTGCACCGCGAGCGGGGTGCGCAGTTCGTGCGAGGCGTCCGCCGCGAACCGGCGCTGCGACTCGTAACCGACCGCCACCCTGCTGATCATGTCGTTGACCGCGCCCGCCAGGTCCGCCATCGCGCCACGGCGCGAGCCGCTGTGCACCCGGTAGGAGAAGTTCTGCGGGCCCAGGCCGCGGATCTGCGCCGCCAGCTCGCGGATCGGCTGGCCGACCGCCCAGTGCATCCCCGTCATGGCGACCGCGAACAGGACGGCCAGGATCAGCAGCAGCATCACCTGGTACGTGACGTCCTCGTCCGCGCCGGCGCTGCAGAACCTGCCGGCCGAGAGGGAGCCGTCCTCGCGCGTACAGGCTCGGACGAACAGGACCTGAAGCCACTGACCCGAACCGGCGGCGGCCTCCCGGGACAGGTAGGCGCCCACCGCCAGCACGACGCAGATGAGGGCCGCCCGCTGGAACGGAGAGGGCAGCCTCATCGGCCGAGCCGATATCCCACCCGCGGCACCGTATGGATCACCGCTGGGGCGCCGAGCTTCTTCCGCAACGTCATCACGGTGACCCGCACACTGTTGGTGAACGGGTCCGCGTGCTCGTCCCACGCCTGTTCCAGCAGATCCTCGGCGCTGACCACGGCGCCGTCCGCGCGCAACAGGATCCGCAGCACCGCGAACTCCTTCGGCGAGAGCCGCAGCGGCAGCCCGTCCCGGGACACGGTGTGCCGAGGGACGTCGAGCACGATCCCGTCCCGCTCCAGCACCGGCTTCTGCGCCTGGTTCGCCCGCCGGCCCAGCGCCTGCACACGGGCCACCAACTCGGCGAACGCGAACGGCTTCGTCAGGTAGTCGTCGGCGCCCATACCCAGGCCTTCGACCCGGTCCCGGATCCCGGCCGCGGCGGTCAGCAGCAGGACCCGGGTGTCGATGCCGGCGTCGACGACGTGCCGGCACACCTCTTCACCGGTCAGGACCGGCATGTCCCGGTCGAGGACCGCTACGTCGTACCGGTTCACCGTGAGTCGTTCCAGCGCCGCGTCACCGTCGTAGACGACATCGACCGCCATCGCGAACTCCCGCAGGCCGTCGGCAACCGTGTCCGCCAGGATCCGCTCGTCGTCGGCGATCAGTACCCGCACGCCAGCACCACCCCCCGGCCGCACACTGTGGCAGCACCGACATAAAAATACGATAAGCCCGGCGGCCTGCTGCGCTACAGCCAGGACACGTGCGGGGCCAGCAGGGCGTAGCCGACGAACGCGACGATGTCGAGGATCGTGTGGGCGACGATCAGGGGCATGACGCGCTTGAAGCGAAGGTGGAAGAGGCAGAAGACGACGCCCATCACGATGTTGCCGATGAAACCGCCGAAGCCCTGATATAGGTGGTACGAGCCGCGGAGCACCGAGCTGGTGAGGATGATCGCGGGGACGCGCCAGCGGAGGTGTTCGAGGCGGCGCATCAGGTAGCCGACGACCAGCACCTCCTCCAGGACGGCGTTCTTCGCGGCGGCCAGGACGAGGACGGGCACGGTCCACCAGACGTCGTTGAGCGCGGACGCGACCACCGTGGTGTTCAGGCCCAGTTCGCGGGCGACCAGGTAGAGGCCGAGGCCGGGCAGCCCGATGCCGGCGGCCAGGGCGCTGCCGGAACCGAGGTCGAAGAACGGGCGGCGGAAGTCCAGGCCCATGCCGGCGGCGCGGTCACGGGCCAGCAGGTGCAGCGCGAGCGCGACCGGCATCAGCGCGAAGAAGATCCGCAGCAGCTGGAGTGTCAGGTCGAGGTAGGGGCGGTCGGACGCGGCCGGGTTGAGCGTGGACGTCTGTGCGGACAGCGGCGTGGACGCGGTGAGCCGGCCGACGATGTTGACCAGCGAGAAGACCGCGGACTGGCCGAGCGACAGGCCGAAGACGATCAGCAGCTCGAACCGGAGGGTACGGTCGCGGTGTGCGAGGCCGTCGGGGGCGTCCAGGAGCGCGGTCACCTGAATACTGTGCCCCATCCGGGTCCGGTCGCACAGCGCGTCCGCGCGGGGCGCCGGGCGAGGCCGAGGATCGCGGGTCATGGGCGATCTGCCGCACCTTCTGCGCGAGAGCTGGGCCGTCGTCGAGGAGCAGCGGGAGAAGCTGGCGGGCTACTTCTACGCGCGGATCTTCCTGTCCTATCCGCATCTGCGTGAGCTGTTCCCGGTGCAGATGGACGTGCAGCGGTCGCGGCTGCTGAGTGCGATCGTCACGGCGGTGCAGACGATCGACGATCCGGAGCGGCTGGACGACTATCTGCGCGGGCTGGGCCGGGATCACCGGAAGTTCCAGGTCACGCCGGAGCAGTACGGAGTGGTCGGCGACGCGCTGCTGGAGTCGTTGCGGATCTTCGGGGGCGACCGCTGGACGGCGGACTTCGACCGGGCCTGGCGGGAGGCGTACGACATGATCTCGCAGAAGATGATCTCCGCGGCGCGGGACGAGACGGGCGATCCGGCGTTCTGGGTCGCGGAGGTGCTCAGCCACGAGCGGCGCGGGCGGGACATCGCGGTGCTGACGGTGCTGCCGGGGCAGCCGCTGGAGTTCCGGGCCGGGCAGTACGTGAGCGTGGAGTGCCCGGCGTACCGGCCGCGGGTGTGGCGGGTCTACTCGATGGCGAACGCGCCGCGCCGGGACCGCACGCTGGAGTTCCACGTCCGCGCGCTGAGCAGCGGGTGGGTGTCCGGCGCGCTGGTCCGCCGAGTGCGCGCCGGTGATCTGCTGCGGCTGGCCGCGCCGATGGGCTCGATGACGCTGGACCGCCGCTCGACCCGGGACATCGTGTGCGTGGCCGGCAGCACCGGCCTGGCCCCGATCAAGGCGCTGCTGGAAGAGCTGACCCGGTTCAACCGTACGCGCTGGGTGCACGTGTTCTTCGGTGCCGCGACCCGGGAGGAGCTGTACGACCTGCCGGAACTGCGGGCGATCGCGGCTGCGCACCCGTGGGTGTCACTGGTGCCGGCGTGCAGCCGGGACGCGAGCTTCGACGGCGAGCACGGCAACGTGTCGGAGATCGTCGGCCGGTACGGGCCCTGGAACGACCACGACTTCTACGTGGCCGGTTCGACGGAGATGGTCCGGGCCACGCTGCGCACGCTGGCCGCGCTGGACGTGCCGCGATCACGCATCCGGCACGACTAGCCCTAGTAGCGCCAGGGGAGGCCGCCGTCCTGGTACTCCTCGACCGAGACCAGGCGCGCGTCCGGTGGCATACGGTCGAGGTAGAGCCGTCCGTCCAGGTGGTCGATCTCGTGCGCGACCAGCCGGGCCATCGCCCGCTCGAACGTGGTGATCACGCGGGTGCCGTCCCAGCGTTCGTGCTCGACGTCGATGCGCAGTGGCCGGCGGACCGGGCCCCGCTCGTCGAAGAACGACAGGCAGCCCTCGTACTGGACGTCGGTCTCCGCGGACTCGGTCACCACCCGCGGGTTGATCAGCGTCACCGGCTCCACCGCCGGGTCCGGCGGCCGGATCACCGCGACCGCGACCGGCAGCCCGATCTGCGGCGCGGCCAGCCCCATGCCCTTGCGGAAATCGTGCAGCGTCTCGACCCGGCCGGCCGCGCGGTGCAGCGCCTCGGCCACGTCACGCGCCTGCCGGGCCTGTTCGGGCAGCGGGAGCCGGCGGGCCGGCGTACCAAGCCGGGTGTCGCCGCGTTGCAGGATGCCGGCCGCGCGCATGCGGTCGCTGGCCCGCTGGCCGCCGGTCGGTGCCGGGGTGCCGCGGAATCGCCAGGACAGTTTGTAGCGCGCGTTGAGCGGTGGCTCGTCCGTGGACCACTCGAAGACCGCGCGGTCGTTCTCCTCGTGCCGGGTGAACGGGGTGCGCAGCGGCGCTTCCTCGGCGGAGAGCGAGGTCTCCTCGCCCCAGACCGTGGGGTCGAGCGCGGCCGGGAAGTCCAGCCGGACGGTGAGCTGCCGGGTGGGCAGCCGGACCGCGCGCTGGAACCACTGGCCCCACTTCTCCTCGGCGACGGAGTACCCGTACTCGATCGTGGTGCGCTGGCCGGGGTAGAGCGGGAAGCGGCCGTTGTCGTTCTCGAAGAGCAGCCACATCTCCTTGTCCGCGTCCCGGTCGCGCTTCTTCCGCCAGCGCATCGGCTCCCGCGCGTACGGCGCACCCCAGAACGCGGTGAGTTTCAGCTCGTCGAAGGAGAGCGGGTGCTCGCGATGGTGCCGGTTGGAGCGCTCCGGGTCGCCGGGGTACCGGTCGACCGCGACCTTGACCATGTAGCGCGTCACCGGCTCGGTGCCGGCGTTGTAGAGCGCGCGCCGGATCACGCAGCGGTACTCGCCGTCGGCGTAGACCAGTTCCGCGATCTCCTGCTCGACGACCAGGCCGGTGCCGGGCGGCAGCCACTGCTCGGGCACGGGCGGGTCGCGGTGCGTGAGGCCGCTGGAGCGCACGTGGCGGAGTTCGTCGTACTCCTGGAAGCGCTGCCAGATGCGGCCGCCCGCGTCGAGCACGGCCTCGGCCCGGCGGGCGAAATCCTCGGTGGGGCGGTGGCGGCGGCCCTCGACGTGGCTGACGTAGGACGGGTCGAAGCCCATCCGTGCGGCCAGTTGCTTCTTGGTCATTCCGCGGTCGGCACGCCACTGGGACAGTTCGGCGGCGAACGAGTCGGCCGCCCGTTCCAGCGGCGAGGTCGGCGATGCCGGCTGTGCTGTCATCACGCGTCCTTCTCGGCTCCCGGGTCTTCAAGTGTCCGTTGCCCGACCGAACACCCGTGAGTGAGTAGCGCGTTACAGACAGAAGTATTGACAAACCCGACACGATCGTGTGCGCAGCGCTCTCCGGCAGTCACGAAGCGCAACATCGTTGGCGAGTTATAGGCGGATTTAGCGGGAATCATCGGTCTATCGATGGAGACCGGCCCTATCGTCATTGTGAGTAACCAAGCGGGCGAACGCCGCCAAGTCTGGTTAGGCTATCCTTAGCGAGCAACGGTGCGCCGCCGGTCCGGGCGGTGAACGATCTGACGAGGTGGCGGCGGCTATGCGGCGATGCATCCGGCTCACCGGCTCCGACTGGGAGCCGACAAGGGATCGGACCACGCCAATCACCGAACGTTATTCATTCATCACGCGAGTCGGCGACGCCGCGTGACCACGCTCGTCCATCGGCCGGCGCCCGTCGAACCGTTCGCACCCATCACCGCGACGCTGCGGGCCGCGTTCGGTAGCGCGTACCCGCTGCCGAGCCTGCTGCCCGGTCTGCTGGCGCACCGGCGTCCGCACGACTGGATCTCCGGCACCGACCTGATCACCGGCGACGCGCTGCCCGCGCTGCTGGACGCGGCCCGCCGCCTCTGGCAAGCGCAGCCGCACGCGGCCGCGGCGCTCGCCTGGAAGCACTACACCTACTGGGTGGCACTGCCGGCCGTGGTCGGCTGGGCCGGCGCGCGCCGGGTCCCGCTGCTGCGACCGGCCGACACGCTGATCCGGGTGGACGGCTCCGCGCCGC
This genomic interval carries:
- a CDS encoding sensor histidine kinase; translated protein: MRLPSPFQRAALICVVLAVGAYLSREAAAGSGQWLQVLFVRACTREDGSLSAGRFCSAGADEDVTYQVMLLLILAVLFAVAMTGMHWAVGQPIRELAAQIRGLGPQNFSYRVHSGSRRGAMADLAGAVNDMISRVAVGYESQRRFAADASHELRTPLAVQRTLIEVGLARNPSPEKLRVISEQLLETNERNVRLIEALLVLSETDRGLASRSELRLDTIVASVLDEHRHSAAQAQVTITPRLTPRVVLGERVLLERLVSNLVQNAIKYNRPGGTITVVVGGEPALAVENTGDDVPAEAVAGLFEPFRRLHGSRIDHSGGVGLGLTIVRSIVQAHDGSITGTSSGSDGLRVEVFLPRTGTVKKA
- a CDS encoding peptide deformylase translates to MTAQPASPTSPLERAADSFAAELSQWRADRGMTKKQLAARMGFDPSYVSHVEGRRHRPTEDFARRAEAVLDAGGRIWQRFQEYDELRHVRSSGLTHRDPPVPEQWLPPGTGLVVEQEIAELVYADGEYRCVIRRALYNAGTEPVTRYMVKVAVDRYPGDPERSNRHHREHPLSFDELKLTAFWGAPYAREPMRWRKKRDRDADKEMWLLFENDNGRFPLYPGQRTTIEYGYSVAEEKWGQWFQRAVRLPTRQLTVRLDFPAALDPTVWGEETSLSAEEAPLRTPFTRHEENDRAVFEWSTDEPPLNARYKLSWRFRGTPAPTGGQRASDRMRAAGILQRGDTRLGTPARRLPLPEQARQARDVAEALHRAAGRVETLHDFRKGMGLAAPQIGLPVAVAVIRPPDPAVEPVTLINPRVVTESAETDVQYEGCLSFFDERGPVRRPLRIDVEHERWDGTRVITTFERAMARLVAHEIDHLDGRLYLDRMPPDARLVSVEEYQDGGLPWRY
- a CDS encoding CPBP family intramembrane glutamic endopeptidase, with product MTALLDAPDGLAHRDRTLRFELLIVFGLSLGQSAVFSLVNIVGRLTASTPLSAQTSTLNPAASDRPYLDLTLQLLRIFFALMPVALALHLLARDRAAGMGLDFRRPFFDLGSGSALAAGIGLPGLGLYLVARELGLNTTVVASALNDVWWTVPVLVLAAAKNAVLEEVLVVGYLMRRLEHLRWRVPAIILTSSVLRGSYHLYQGFGGFIGNIVMGVVFCLFHLRFKRVMPLIVAHTILDIVAFVGYALLAPHVSWL
- a CDS encoding response regulator transcription factor → MRVLIADDERILADTVADGLREFAMAVDVVYDGDAALERLTVNRYDVAVLDRDMPVLTGEEVCRHVVDAGIDTRVLLLTAAAGIRDRVEGLGMGADDYLTKPFAFAELVARVQALGRRANQAQKPVLERDGIVLDVPRHTVSRDGLPLRLSPKEFAVLRILLRADGAVVSAEDLLEQAWDEHADPFTNSVRVTVMTLRKKLGAPAVIHTVPRVGYRLGR
- a CDS encoding globin domain-containing protein, with the translated sequence MGDLPHLLRESWAVVEEQREKLAGYFYARIFLSYPHLRELFPVQMDVQRSRLLSAIVTAVQTIDDPERLDDYLRGLGRDHRKFQVTPEQYGVVGDALLESLRIFGGDRWTADFDRAWREAYDMISQKMISAARDETGDPAFWVAEVLSHERRGRDIAVLTVLPGQPLEFRAGQYVSVECPAYRPRVWRVYSMANAPRRDRTLEFHVRALSSGWVSGALVRRVRAGDLLRLAAPMGSMTLDRRSTRDIVCVAGSTGLAPIKALLEELTRFNRTRWVHVFFGAATREELYDLPELRAIAAAHPWVSLVPACSRDASFDGEHGNVSEIVGRYGPWNDHDFYVAGSTEMVRATLRTLAALDVPRSRIRHD